The following are from one region of the Mangifera indica cultivar Alphonso chromosome 14, CATAS_Mindica_2.1, whole genome shotgun sequence genome:
- the LOC123196818 gene encoding uncharacterized protein LOC123196818 isoform X2, translated as MFCILFGWRKASKCKKLIKQLQYRLKLLKNKSSSIGRLLREDMAQLIQNSNEQKAFNLAEQLYKEENRMAVYELLDNFCEFIRSNLSYIRKNKDCPNDINEAASSLIYASSRCGDLPELSKIRELFEERYGQRFALASAELLPGNLVNCQIKEKLCINSVSDDVKHQLMDEIVKDFYCQPEILAIEYAPDLQQVEGNNRHEISGEIKPHEMSVNSELIRESESNRLNQSPSQRNSDANSTSISSSIAQKSSPDMFDLSEHNKAGKVGNFTQYDSSFDLTVAGGTKEHREERITAASSSERLSVFDEEKVVYLDDIEEFQSSMPKDGDSQDQRFFKFKPSVQPKTETAESYEDQDESWSEKSSSRSSRKSAKTSRKQSRRRSFSLENSDINDIECKAYYEKPLNSSSSKHRSHYRREHQRKTSVEESKQALCTELGRKFQSFNYNDYAQMKLCHCHLFCERKDSLEHSSNVLVGDEEEWEIPHIKLPTGIRKLVKVPVYDLKSANVGDHSLHRKSEEIERPALHQKSRRRSYDYGGTEYNIFTYPGRWQYETVHKTEVKAEGFDSPGGCADANILTSKPTSKRPQPSYMTVKSMPVERPKESHISNILRSNSLPCKYPEHVHPKLPDYDDIAAKFTALRKERQQNKQQESK; from the exons CAAAAAGCCTTTAACTTG GCTGAGCAGCTCTATAAAGAGGAAAACAGAATGGCAGTGTATGAGTTATTAGACAACTTCTGCGAATTCATTCGGAGTAATTTGTCATATATCCGGAAAAACAA GGACTGCCCGAATGATATCAACGAAGCAGCTTCAAGTCTTATATATGCCTCCTCAAGATGTGGTGATCTTCCTGAGCTTAGTAAGATTCGGGAGCTCTTTGAAGAGCGCTATGGCCAGAGATTTGCATTGGCTTCGGCTGAACTACTTCCAGGGAATCTTGTGAACTGTCAG ATAAAAGAAAAACTCTGCATAAATTCGGTTTCTGATGATGTAAAGCACCAACTGATGGATGAAATAGTTAAGGATTTCTACTGTCAACCTGAGATTTTGGCCATTGAATATGCCCCTGATCTGCAACag GTGGAAGGAAATAATAGACATGAAATTTCAGGTGAAATCAAGCCACATGAGATGTCAGTTAATTCAGAATTAATAAGGGAGAGTGAATCGAATCGACTAAATCAGTCTCCGTCTCAACGAAATTCTGATGCTAATAGTACTTCCATTAGTTCTTCCATAGCTCAGAAATCTTCCCCAGATATGTTCGATTTGTCAGAGCATAACAAAGCAGGGAAAGTAGGAAATTTCACACAATATGATTCTTCATTTGATTTAACAGTTGCAGGTGGCACTAAAGAACACAGGGAGGAGAGAATAACTGCAGCATCTTCTTCAGAAAGATTGTCTGTGTTTGATGAGGAAAAGGTAGTTTATCTTGATGACATAGAAGAGTTTCAGAGTTCCATGCCAAAAGATGGAGACAGTCAGGACCAACGATTTTTCAAGTTCAAACCATCTGTCCAGCCTAAAACAGAAACAGCAGAAAGTTATGAAGATCAAGATGAATCATGGAGTGAAAAATCAAGTTCAAGAAGTTCCAGAAAGAGTGCAAAGACATCTAGGAAACAATCTAGGAGGAGATCATTCTCCCTGGAAAACTCAGACATAAATGATATAGAATGTAAAGCTTACTATGAGAAGCCGCTCAACAGTTCCAGTAGCAAGCATAGATCTCATTATCGGAGAGAGCATCAGAGGAAGACCTCAGTAGAAGAAAGCAAGCAGGCACTTTGCACAGAATTAGGAAGAAAGTTTCAATCATTCAATTACAACGACTATGCCCAAATGAAATTGTGTCATTGTCATTTATTCTGCGAAAGGAAGGACTCTTTGGAACATTCAAGTAACGTTCTTGTTGGTGATGAAGAAGAATGGGAAATTCCACATATTAAGCTGCCGACAGGAATCAGAAAACTGGTGAAGGTTCCAGTTTATGATCTGAAAAGTGCAAATGTTGGAGATCATTCTCTTCACAGAAAATCAGAAGAAATAGAAAGGCCTGCTCTTCATCAGAAGTCAAGGAGAAGAAGCTATGACTATGGTGGAACTGAGTATAATATTTTCACCTACCCGGGCCGCTGGCAATATGAAACCGTTCATAAAACTGAAGTAAAAGCTGAGGGATTTGATTCCCCAGGCGGATGTGCTGATGCCAATATCTTAACCTCCAAGCCCACCTCAAAAAGACCACAACCCTCATATATGACTGTGAAGTCAATGCCTGTAGAGAGGCCAAAAGAAAGTCACATAAGCAACATTCTGCGGAGCAACTCATTACCTTGCAAATATCCTGAACATGTTCATCCAAAGCTGCCAGACTATGATGATATTGCAGCTAAATTCACAGCTCTCAGGAAAGAGCGTCAGCAGAACAAGCAACAAGAAAGCAAGTAG
- the LOC123195566 gene encoding ethylene-responsive transcription factor ERF054-like, with protein MAASKNSGKSEKGVNEIIERMTTSQDGDVVKGKDVAFSSGLERRQQWRPVLEEASISQRPLKKIRSPERFQSSSSFTNRSQSPSFYVSPSSASSASSLSSPSSRVLPFAFDSSQQFRTAPAPLSLFRPQIQPAQNQQQIISFSPNQPQHGFNYPQFITGESALAYQQQQQQLLQYCEALNLSPRGRMMMVNRLGPDGRPLFRPQVQPLNATKLYRGVRQRHWGKWVAEIRLPQSRTRLWLGTFDTAEEAALAYDREAYKLRGQNARLNFPELFLNKDKATTHESSSSTSMPSRFQNKPQHAQEGLNSQVMSREPMPPPPLQRQPQGENPDSDSGIGSSDATASDEVQAVSEGSGSGEGVSSSQELVWGEMAEAWLNAIPAGWGPGSPVWDHLDASNNLLMPSNLPFANQNQHEFNETDRQKQQDNLGSSSSCSSSSCPMKRFFRNDQD; from the coding sequence ATGGCTGCATCAAAGAACAGCGGTAAATCCGAAAAGGGTGTTAATGAAATTATTGAGAGGATGACAACGAGCCAAGATGGGGATGTCGTTAAAGGAAAGGATGTTGCTTTTAGTAGTGGTCTCGAGAGGCGTCAGCAATGGAGGCCCGTTTTAGAAGAAGCTTCCATCTCACAAAGACCTCTCAAGAAGATCCGTAGCCCTGAACGTTTtcaatcttcatcttcttttacCAATCGATCACAGTCACCTTCTTTTTACGTTTCTCCAAGTTCAGCTTCTTCAGCGTCTTCTTTGTCTTCGCCATCTTCAAGAGTTTTACCGTTTGCTTTTGATTCATCTCAACAGTTCAGAACAGCACCAGCTCCTCTGTCTCTTTTTCGGCCTCAGATACAGCCAGCGCAAAACCAGCAACAAATTATCTCTTTTAGTCCAAATCAACCACAGCACGGCTTTAATTATCCTCAGTTTATCACTGGAGAATCGGCGCTGGCTTATCAACAACAGCAGCAACAGCTTCTTCAGTATTGCGAAGCATTGAATTTAAGTCCGAGGGGAAGAATGATGATGGTGAATAGGTTAGGACCAGATGGGAGGCCATTGTTTAGGCCTCAAGTTCAGCCTTTAAATGCAACAAAGCTTTATAGAGGAGTGAGACAGAGACATTGGGGTAAATGGGTAGCCGAGATTCGTCTACCTCAAAGTAGGACTCGCCTTTGGCTTGGAACATTTGACACGGCTGAGGAAGCCGCCTTAGCCTATGATCGTGAGGCCTATAAATTGAGAGGCCAGAATGCCAGGCTTAATTTCCCTGAATTGTTTCTGAATAAGGACAAAGCAACTACTCATGAAAGTTCAAGCTCAACTTCAATGCCAAGTCGATTCCAAAACAAGCCTCAACATGCTCAAGAAGGCCTAAATTCTCAGGTCATGAGTAGAGAACCGATGCCGCCACCGCCACTGCAACGGCAACCTCAGGGAGAAAATCCTGACAGTGATTCAGGAATAGGGTCAAGCGATGCTACTGCGAGTGATGAGGTGCAGGCGGTTTCTGAGGGTTCTGGCTCTGGAGAAGGCGTCTCCAGCTCACAAGAATTAGTATGGGGAGAAATGGCAGAGGCTTGGCTCAATGCAATTCCAGCTGGTTGGGGTCCAGGTAGTCCTGTTTGGGATCATTTAGACGCCAGTAACAATCTTCTAATGCCTTCAAACCTTCCTTTTgccaatcaaaatcaacatgAATTTAATGAAACTGATCGTCAGAAGCAACAGGACAATTtgggttcttcttcttcttgttcttcatcttcttgtcCCATGAAGCGCTTCTTCCGGAATGATCAAGACTGA
- the LOC123196818 gene encoding uncharacterized protein LOC123196818 isoform X1 has product MFCILFGWRKASKCKKLIKQLQYRLKLLKNKSSSIGRLLREDMAQLIQNSNEQKAFNLAEQLYKEENRMAVYELLDNFCEFIRSNLSYIRKNKYGKSKHFYSSNYSLTLLPYFSCNELKGEYVLRDCPNDINEAASSLIYASSRCGDLPELSKIRELFEERYGQRFALASAELLPGNLVNCQIKEKLCINSVSDDVKHQLMDEIVKDFYCQPEILAIEYAPDLQQVEGNNRHEISGEIKPHEMSVNSELIRESESNRLNQSPSQRNSDANSTSISSSIAQKSSPDMFDLSEHNKAGKVGNFTQYDSSFDLTVAGGTKEHREERITAASSSERLSVFDEEKVVYLDDIEEFQSSMPKDGDSQDQRFFKFKPSVQPKTETAESYEDQDESWSEKSSSRSSRKSAKTSRKQSRRRSFSLENSDINDIECKAYYEKPLNSSSSKHRSHYRREHQRKTSVEESKQALCTELGRKFQSFNYNDYAQMKLCHCHLFCERKDSLEHSSNVLVGDEEEWEIPHIKLPTGIRKLVKVPVYDLKSANVGDHSLHRKSEEIERPALHQKSRRRSYDYGGTEYNIFTYPGRWQYETVHKTEVKAEGFDSPGGCADANILTSKPTSKRPQPSYMTVKSMPVERPKESHISNILRSNSLPCKYPEHVHPKLPDYDDIAAKFTALRKERQQNKQQESK; this is encoded by the exons CAAAAAGCCTTTAACTTG GCTGAGCAGCTCTATAAAGAGGAAAACAGAATGGCAGTGTATGAGTTATTAGACAACTTCTGCGAATTCATTCGGAGTAATTTGTCATATATCCGGAAAAACAAGTATGGAAAATCAAAGCATTTCTACTCTTCAAACTATTCTCTTACTCTCCTGCCATATTTCTCCTGTAATGAACTAAAAGGGGAATATGTTTTAAGGGACTGCCCGAATGATATCAACGAAGCAGCTTCAAGTCTTATATATGCCTCCTCAAGATGTGGTGATCTTCCTGAGCTTAGTAAGATTCGGGAGCTCTTTGAAGAGCGCTATGGCCAGAGATTTGCATTGGCTTCGGCTGAACTACTTCCAGGGAATCTTGTGAACTGTCAG ATAAAAGAAAAACTCTGCATAAATTCGGTTTCTGATGATGTAAAGCACCAACTGATGGATGAAATAGTTAAGGATTTCTACTGTCAACCTGAGATTTTGGCCATTGAATATGCCCCTGATCTGCAACag GTGGAAGGAAATAATAGACATGAAATTTCAGGTGAAATCAAGCCACATGAGATGTCAGTTAATTCAGAATTAATAAGGGAGAGTGAATCGAATCGACTAAATCAGTCTCCGTCTCAACGAAATTCTGATGCTAATAGTACTTCCATTAGTTCTTCCATAGCTCAGAAATCTTCCCCAGATATGTTCGATTTGTCAGAGCATAACAAAGCAGGGAAAGTAGGAAATTTCACACAATATGATTCTTCATTTGATTTAACAGTTGCAGGTGGCACTAAAGAACACAGGGAGGAGAGAATAACTGCAGCATCTTCTTCAGAAAGATTGTCTGTGTTTGATGAGGAAAAGGTAGTTTATCTTGATGACATAGAAGAGTTTCAGAGTTCCATGCCAAAAGATGGAGACAGTCAGGACCAACGATTTTTCAAGTTCAAACCATCTGTCCAGCCTAAAACAGAAACAGCAGAAAGTTATGAAGATCAAGATGAATCATGGAGTGAAAAATCAAGTTCAAGAAGTTCCAGAAAGAGTGCAAAGACATCTAGGAAACAATCTAGGAGGAGATCATTCTCCCTGGAAAACTCAGACATAAATGATATAGAATGTAAAGCTTACTATGAGAAGCCGCTCAACAGTTCCAGTAGCAAGCATAGATCTCATTATCGGAGAGAGCATCAGAGGAAGACCTCAGTAGAAGAAAGCAAGCAGGCACTTTGCACAGAATTAGGAAGAAAGTTTCAATCATTCAATTACAACGACTATGCCCAAATGAAATTGTGTCATTGTCATTTATTCTGCGAAAGGAAGGACTCTTTGGAACATTCAAGTAACGTTCTTGTTGGTGATGAAGAAGAATGGGAAATTCCACATATTAAGCTGCCGACAGGAATCAGAAAACTGGTGAAGGTTCCAGTTTATGATCTGAAAAGTGCAAATGTTGGAGATCATTCTCTTCACAGAAAATCAGAAGAAATAGAAAGGCCTGCTCTTCATCAGAAGTCAAGGAGAAGAAGCTATGACTATGGTGGAACTGAGTATAATATTTTCACCTACCCGGGCCGCTGGCAATATGAAACCGTTCATAAAACTGAAGTAAAAGCTGAGGGATTTGATTCCCCAGGCGGATGTGCTGATGCCAATATCTTAACCTCCAAGCCCACCTCAAAAAGACCACAACCCTCATATATGACTGTGAAGTCAATGCCTGTAGAGAGGCCAAAAGAAAGTCACATAAGCAACATTCTGCGGAGCAACTCATTACCTTGCAAATATCCTGAACATGTTCATCCAAAGCTGCCAGACTATGATGATATTGCAGCTAAATTCACAGCTCTCAGGAAAGAGCGTCAGCAGAACAAGCAACAAGAAAGCAAGTAG